Proteins encoded by one window of Bradyrhizobium sp. B097:
- a CDS encoding type II and III secretion system protein family protein, with protein MMGSRVSDGAGRRLVAFSAMALGAAVTLFHSTDPVAAAERRAPPSSSGVFVSEMSDVQRVRVTINKSRTFRVDTAFSSIVAGSPDIADVKSLSDHLIYVQGKKTGTTNVILFDSSMKQIGILDVEVSLDIGNLQQNIQEGTGTRGIRVSASQGQVVLSGLAADAVVAERAMTIAKGSVPEGGIVVNAMSVAAPQQVMLEVRFLEVNRQAGRDLGVNLMAANANGTNIGISGAGGVVAAGRNPIGGINTNNGAFGAGGGQVGAPPTGSLPVLGTLGTLVGAAGGVSPAPFGSLLTSILRTSNGSSVDLLITALETKGLARRLAEPNLTTLSGDAARFLAGGEFPVPVPTQSTNGFPTVSIEYKKFGVELAFVPTVLSRGLINLRVEPSVSELDFTNTVTIQGTSVPSLTRRDARTTVELRDGQSFAIAGLLQTKNQQDISQLPWIGSVPVLGALFSSKSYQQQETDLVIIVTPRLVAPAVPGQQLASPLDSRLPANDVDFFLNGQMEVRKRYDDYVNSGGEVKGPYGHIIAPNAVVPAPPPTVGANQPVVKTLN; from the coding sequence ATGATGGGAAGTCGCGTTTCGGATGGTGCGGGACGTAGGCTGGTCGCCTTCAGCGCGATGGCGCTTGGCGCCGCTGTCACCCTGTTTCATTCCACCGATCCCGTAGCGGCCGCCGAGCGGCGGGCGCCGCCGTCGTCCAGCGGCGTCTTCGTCAGCGAGATGAGCGACGTCCAGCGCGTCAGGGTGACCATCAACAAGTCGCGGACGTTCAGGGTCGACACGGCGTTTTCGTCGATCGTCGCGGGTTCGCCTGACATCGCCGACGTGAAGTCGCTGAGCGACCACCTGATCTACGTCCAGGGCAAGAAGACCGGCACCACCAACGTCATCCTGTTCGACAGCTCGATGAAGCAGATCGGCATCCTCGATGTCGAAGTGAGCCTCGATATCGGCAATCTGCAGCAGAACATCCAGGAGGGCACCGGTACCCGAGGCATTCGGGTGTCGGCATCCCAAGGTCAGGTGGTGCTGAGCGGCTTGGCTGCCGATGCGGTCGTCGCGGAGCGCGCGATGACGATTGCCAAGGGCAGCGTTCCCGAGGGCGGTATCGTGGTCAATGCGATGAGCGTTGCGGCACCGCAGCAGGTGATGCTCGAGGTGCGCTTCCTCGAGGTCAACCGGCAGGCGGGGCGTGACCTCGGCGTGAACCTTATGGCGGCCAACGCCAATGGAACCAATATCGGCATTTCGGGAGCGGGCGGCGTCGTAGCCGCTGGCCGAAATCCCATTGGCGGTATCAATACCAACAATGGCGCCTTTGGTGCCGGGGGCGGTCAAGTCGGTGCCCCTCCCACAGGTAGCCTTCCTGTGCTTGGAACGCTGGGTACGCTTGTCGGCGCTGCCGGTGGCGTATCTCCGGCTCCGTTCGGAAGCCTGTTGACCAGCATCTTGAGGACCAGCAACGGCAGTTCGGTGGACCTCCTGATTACTGCCCTGGAAACCAAAGGACTAGCCCGCCGACTGGCGGAGCCGAATCTGACCACGCTCTCCGGTGATGCTGCGCGCTTCCTGGCCGGCGGCGAATTTCCGGTGCCGGTCCCGACCCAATCGACCAATGGCTTTCCGACCGTGTCGATCGAGTACAAGAAGTTCGGTGTCGAGCTGGCCTTCGTGCCGACCGTGCTCTCGCGCGGCTTGATCAATCTCCGCGTCGAGCCTTCGGTGAGCGAACTCGACTTCACCAATACGGTCACGATTCAGGGCACCAGCGTTCCGTCGCTGACCCGGCGCGACGCGCGCACCACGGTTGAATTGCGCGATGGCCAGAGCTTTGCCATCGCCGGCCTGCTGCAGACGAAAAACCAGCAGGACATTTCGCAACTGCCCTGGATCGGCTCGGTGCCGGTGCTTGGGGCGTTGTTCAGCAGCAAGTCCTACCAGCAGCAGGAAACCGACCTGGTCATCATCGTGACGCCGCGCCTCGTCGCGCCGGCGGTGCCCGGCCAGCAACTGGCATCGCCGCTCGATTCCCGCCTGCCGGCCAACGACGTCGATTTCTTCCTCAACGGCCAGATGGAAGTTCGCAAGCGGTACGACGACTACGTCAATTCCGGCGGCGAGGTGAAGGGACCCTATGGCCACATCATCGCGCCCAATGCGGTCGTACCCGCTCCGCCGCCGACCGTTGGTGCGAACCAGCCGGTCGTGAAGACCCTGAACTAG
- a CDS encoding TadE family protein — translation MKGLDQRGAAAFEFCLVAVPLFTLIFAIFDFGRYTITMQSLRILADAAARANMITCYSPAVLASNSPSTCTGDYLTTTQKQTTAPFLYGAGLTPTVTTTAGTSALTVTVSLTGFAPLMPIWGTSLNSPSASTQIPF, via the coding sequence ATGAAAGGGCTCGACCAGCGCGGGGCGGCGGCTTTCGAGTTTTGTCTCGTCGCCGTGCCCTTGTTCACCCTGATCTTCGCCATCTTTGATTTCGGGCGCTACACGATCACGATGCAGTCGTTGCGCATCCTCGCCGATGCTGCCGCTCGAGCGAACATGATCACCTGCTATTCGCCCGCTGTGCTGGCGTCCAATTCACCGTCCACCTGTACCGGAGACTATTTGACGACCACACAGAAGCAGACAACTGCGCCCTTCCTGTATGGCGCCGGTCTCACGCCTACGGTGACCACGACCGCGGGGACCTCTGCGCTGACGGTGACCGTGTCCCTGACAGGCTTCGCCCCGCTGATGCCGATATGGGGCACGTCCCTAAACTCGCCGAGCGCATCGACCCAGATTCCCTTCTGA